From the Cytophagia bacterium CHB2 genome, the window ATATAGATAATCCCCTCGCCGGCGGGTCGCCCTCGCAGTCGAGGGGATTTTTGTTTTGCATTTCGCTTGCTGATTAGCTATATTTTTGCCGCGTTAGAAAAATGCCAGAGTGGTGAAAATGGCAGACACGCCAGATTTAGGATCTGGTGCCGAAAGGCGTATGGGTTCGACTCCCTTCTCTGGCACTTTCAAACCCCAAAATCAAGGTGATTGCGGGGTATTTTTAACTGCGGACACATTGATGTGAGGAGTTGGCTTTGGACGTACAAATATCGACCGGCGAGAAGTGGAAGCGCCACATTGAAATCAATCTCACCTCGAGTGAATTCGATCCACACGTACAAAAAAATCTGCGTACCTTTCAAAAACAGGCACGCCTCGACGGCTTCCGCCGCGGCAAAGTGCCGATGGGCATGGTGCAACGCTTGTTTGGCGACGAGGCGAAGCGCAAGGCCATCGAGGATATCATTCCCGATCTGCTGACGGAGGTCAGCAAGCAGCATCGGCTCAATACCGTCGGCCCCGCACAAGTCGACGAAATCAAATTTGATGAGCAGGCCGGTCTCAAACTGCGCGCCACCGTTGAAGTTCAGCCGGAAGTCGAGCTAAAAAATTACAGCGGCTTCCTGCTCGACAAAGTCGTTTATGACATTACCGATGACGATATTTCCGAGGCCTTGGAACGCTTACGCGAACAGAACAGTTGGTTGGAAAGCGTTGAAACCGGCGCGCAACCCGGGCATATCGTGACGGCGGACGTGCAGGTGGTTGACGCTCTCGGCGTGCCGTTAATCGGCCGCCATCACAAAGACCAGCGTTTCCGCGTGGCGCCGGCAGGCGAGTCCACGGATGATTTCACGCCGCAGCTTGTTGGCGTCAAACCCGAAGAATCGCGCCGCGTCAAAAGCGTAAGCGAAGATGCCGAAGGCAAACCGCATGAGCATTTCTATCGCGTCGACGTCAAGGAAGTTTCGGAAGTCAAACTTCCCGAACTGGACGATGAATTGGCGCGCACCGTCGGAAATTTCGAAACGCTGGACGAATTGCGGCAGGCGATCGCGAACGACATCCGCGCGCAAGCCGAGCAACGCAGCCGCGATGATTTGCATGATGCCCTGGTCGAAGAAATTCTCAAGAACAACCCGCTCGAGCTGCCGGAGAGCATGCTGGAGGCTTACACTAACGCCTATTTTGAGAATCTCAAATCAACCTTCAAGGACGTGAAAGGCATCAAGGACGAGGATTTGCGCGAAGAGGCGCACAAGCGCACGATTCGCTTCTTGAAATGGCGGTATATCCGCGAACATATCGCGGAAATCGAACACCTGATCGTTAGTGAAGAGGAGATGCGCAATTATCTCACCGCCCTCGCGTCTGCGCGCAACGAAGAGCCGCAACGCCTCCTCAATCAGACCATGAACGATGAAAAGAAACGCGAAGATTTGCGCGACCGGCTGGAGAATGAAAAAGTTCTGGCATTCCTGGAAACCAAAATGCGCATCGAGCCGCGCAAGGTGCCATACAAAGATCGGAATAAGTCGAAAATCATAACCGCATAACAGCATCACCCAAGGATTTGGCTGTTTGACGGCCAACCATCATTTCACGAAAGGACAAGCTATGGGACTCGTACCAATTGTTGTCGAACAAACCGGCCGCGGCGAACGCGCCTTTGATATTTTTTCACGCCTGCTCAAAGAACGTATCGTTTTTCTCGGCACCGCGGTAGATGATGCGGTTGCGAGTTTGACGATTGCGCAATTACTCTTTTTGGAAGCGGAAGATCCGGATAAAGATATCTTCATCTATCTCAACAGCCCGGGCGGCAGCGTGTCAGCCGGGTTGGCGATTTATGACACGATGCAATACATCAAACCGGCGGTGAACACCATTTGCATGGGCCTGGCAGCCAGCATGGGCGCGGTTTTGTTGGCAGCCGGCGCGAAAGGCAAACGCTTTGCGCTGCCGCATGCGCGCATTATGATTCATCAGCCCTGGGGCGGTTTTCAGGGACAGGCGGCGGATATCGAAATTCAAGCGAAGGAAATCTTGAAGATTCGCGAGCGCATCAATCAGATTCTTGCCGATCACACCGGCCAGGAACTCTCGCGTATTGAAAAAGATTCAGACCGCGATTTTTTCATGTCGGCGGAAGAGGCCGCGAAATATGGCCTCATCGACGAGATCATGACGCGCAAGGGCATCGTTAAGAAGAAATAGGCGACTCTCATGGCAGACTTCAGTAAACGCGACCGTTTGTTCATTTGCTCGTTCTGCGGCAAGAACTCCAATCAGGTCGATTGTATCGTCACCGGACCGGATGTTTACATCTGTAACGAATGCGTGCGCAATGCCAGCGAAATCATTCGCGATGACATGCAGCGCCGCTCTGTGCCGTTTTATGGCCGTAT encodes:
- the tig gene encoding trigger factor, which encodes MALDVQISTGEKWKRHIEINLTSSEFDPHVQKNLRTFQKQARLDGFRRGKVPMGMVQRLFGDEAKRKAIEDIIPDLLTEVSKQHRLNTVGPAQVDEIKFDEQAGLKLRATVEVQPEVELKNYSGFLLDKVVYDITDDDISEALERLREQNSWLESVETGAQPGHIVTADVQVVDALGVPLIGRHHKDQRFRVAPAGESTDDFTPQLVGVKPEESRRVKSVSEDAEGKPHEHFYRVDVKEVSEVKLPELDDELARTVGNFETLDELRQAIANDIRAQAEQRSRDDLHDALVEEILKNNPLELPESMLEAYTNAYFENLKSTFKDVKGIKDEDLREEAHKRTIRFLKWRYIREHIAEIEHLIVSEEEMRNYLTALASARNEEPQRLLNQTMNDEKKREDLRDRLENEKVLAFLETKMRIEPRKVPYKDRNKSKIITA
- the clpP gene encoding ATP-dependent Clp endopeptidase proteolytic subunit ClpP, with protein sequence MGLVPIVVEQTGRGERAFDIFSRLLKERIVFLGTAVDDAVASLTIAQLLFLEAEDPDKDIFIYLNSPGGSVSAGLAIYDTMQYIKPAVNTICMGLAASMGAVLLAAGAKGKRFALPHARIMIHQPWGGFQGQAADIEIQAKEILKIRERINQILADHTGQELSRIEKDSDRDFFMSAEEAAKYGLIDEIMTRKGIVKKK